Proteins from a genomic interval of Medicago truncatula cultivar Jemalong A17 chromosome 3, MtrunA17r5.0-ANR, whole genome shotgun sequence:
- the LOC11416268 gene encoding lysine histidine transporter-like 5: MSDKCEIGPWGLIDPTIILCQALGDDVIIYIPFCSADSYIAWVFKLLGGMYSGKRHDSSSVKHLHFTQWDPGGWSPEQNIGHDVERQGGEGAANQGANQENLQKWLPISASRKAKWWYSTFHNVTAMVGAGVLGLPFALSQLGWIPGISVILVSWLVTFYSLWQLVQMHELVPGKRFDRYFDLGEHVFQGKVGFWVIMIQQLIVQVASTIVYSVTGGKSLKKFCEIMTPIMPMFDEIRQTYYICFFVCIQLLLSQIPNFNTLKGISLLAAFMSVCYSMVAFGSSLAKGIEHHPTHYGVRSHTTPGKTFDVFNALGTIAFAFAGHSVVLEIQATLPSSEEKPSKVPMWRGVVVAYTIVILCYLTVAVSGFWAFGDLVEDDVLVSLERPPWVIAIANLMVFFHVIGSYQVFAMPVFDTLESCLVQKFHFDPSRTLRVVARSIYVVLVGLVAVSFPFFGGLLGFFGGLAFAATSYIIPCALWLKAKKPKICSFHWIASVFCIILGVIIAVLAPIGGIRTIVVSIKTYKFYS; this comes from the exons ATGTCTGACAAGTGTGAAATTGGACCATGGGGGCTAATTGATCCAACAATTATTTTGTGCCAAGCTTTGGGTGATGATGTGATTATTTACATACCTTTCTGTTCTGCTGATTCTTATATCGCTTGGGTTTTCAAATTGTTAGGAGGTATGTATTCTGGGAAAAGGCACGACTCTTCATCTGTCAAGCACTTACATTTCACTCAATGGGATCCCGGAGGGTGGTCTCCT GAGCAGAATATTGGTCATGATGTTGAACGTCAAGGTGGTGAGGGTGCAGCGAATCAAGGTGCAAATCAAGAAAATCTGCAAAAATGGTTGCCAATTAGTGCATCTAGAAAAGCAAAATGGTGGTATTCAACTTTTCATAATGTGACTGCTATGGTTGGTGCTGGTGTCCTAGGGTTACCATTTGCTTTATCCCAGCTTGGATG GATTCCAGGGATTTCAGTGATTTTAGTGTCATGGCTTGTGACATTTTACTCACTGTGGCAACTAGTGCAAATGCATGAATTGGTTCCAGGGAAGAGATTTGATAGATACTTTGATTTAGGAGAACATGTATTTCAAGGCAAAGTTGGATTCTGGGTTATAATGATACAACAATTGATTGTTCAGGTTGCTTCAACCATTGTGTATTCAGTCACTGGTGGAAAATCACTTAAGAAGTTCTGTGAAATAATGACTCCAATAATGCCAATGTTTGATGAAATTAGACAAACATATTATATCTGCTTCTTTGTTTGTATACAGTTACTCCTTTCACAAATTCCTAACTTCAATACTTTAAAAGGAATCTCGCTGCTCGCGGCATTCATGTCTGTTTG TTATTCGATGGTGGCATTTGGGTCGTCACTTGCGAAGGGAATTGAACATCATCCAACTCACTATGGTGTTCGATCGCACACTACTCCTGGGAAGACTTTCGATGTATTTAATGCACTTGGAACAATAGCGTTTGCCTTTGCCGGACATAGTGTGGTTCTAGAGATTCAAGCTACATTACCCTCTTCAGAAGAAAAACCTTCCAAAGTACCAATGTGGAGAGGTGTTGTTGTTGCATACACCATTGTTATTCTTTGCTATCTCACCGTTGCTGTATCCGGTTTTTGGGCATTTGGAGATTTGGTAGAAGATGATGTACTCGTCTCACTCGAACGTCCTCCATGGGTTATCGCTATTGCTAACTTGATGGTTTTCTTTCATGTTATTGGAAGCTATCAG GTTTTCGCAATGCCAGTTTTTGATACACTCGAGTCTTGTTTAGTGCAAAAGTTTCATTTCGATCCCTCAAGGACTCTTCGTGTCGTTGCTCGAAGCATATATGTCG TTCTAGTTGGATTGGTTGCTGTAAGCTTCCCATTTTTTGGAGGCTTGTTAGGGTTTTTTGGAGGACTAGCATTTGCAGCAACATCATATATT ATACCTTGTGCCTTATGGCTTAAGgccaaaaaaccaaaaatatgcAGCTTTCATTGGATTGCATCAGtg ttTTGTATCATTCTTGGAGTTATAATAGCAGTTCTTGCACCTATTGGAGGAATACGAACAATTGTTGTTTCGATAAAAACTTACAAGTTTTactcatga
- the LOC120579710 gene encoding guanosine deaminase: protein MAEVNSLRKPPDRSSVLARLKLQNLSTYVEKNQLRPMSNPPHRPPAKPPHHSRHIGLKELHVDGVQFRFCHKSYAVEDKDQKFITKSYACGDGRPFGPVIVRNDEVVVSFHNMVLRNKDPTAHAEIIPIREACQKLDQIYLTDCGIYMLLVNLV from the coding sequence ATGGCTGAAGTCAATAGTTTGAGGAAACCACCAGACCGAAGCAGCGTTCTGGCTCGACTCAAACTGCAGAACTTGAGTACTTATGTTGAGAAGAATCAGCTCCGACCCATGTCCAATCCGCCACATCGACCACCAGCAAAACCGCCGCATCACAGCCGTCACATTGGACTCAAGGAATTGCATGTAGATGGGGTTCAGTTCAGGTTTTGCCACAAATCTTATGCTGTAGAGGATAAAGACCAAAAGTTCATAACAAAATCTTATGCATGTGGTGATGGACGCCCATTTGGTCCAGTCATTGTTCGAAATGATGAAGTAGTTGTAAGCTTTCATAACATGGTTTTAAGAAACAAAGATCCCACTGCTCATGCTGAGATTATTCCTATAAGAGAGGCTTGTCAAAAGCTGGATCAAATTTACCTTACCGACTGTGGAATCTATATGCTTCTTGTGAACCTTGTATAA